In Gossypium arboreum isolate Shixiya-1 chromosome 5, ASM2569848v2, whole genome shotgun sequence, a single genomic region encodes these proteins:
- the LOC108450722 gene encoding CRS2-associated factor 2, mitochondrial-like — MHKLLSRPLSNPPKHSFSCFFSHSVSKTTYDPPFSPISKPPKPKPKPPDPSPNRNPTPIKSSLPFDFRHSYSETDPTLEPIGFREPKRFSPFGPGRLDREWTGTSAPVRDEVGSCLVEEERIRVLGDPLTEEEIEELVEKYRHSDCARQINLGKNGVTHNMLDDIHNHWKRAEAVRIKCLGVPTLDMDNVCFHLEEKSGGKIIYRHINILILYRGRNYDPQNRPVIPLMLWKPYAPIYPKLVKNVADGLTFEETMEMRNRGLHSPALMKLTRNGVYVNMVARVREAFETEEVIRLDCTHVGTSDCKRIGVKLRDLVPCVPILFKDEQIILWRGKRDKE, encoded by the exons ATGCATAAGCTCCTTTCACGTCCACTCTCGAATCCCCCAAAACACTCCTTCTCTTGCTTCTTCTCCCACTCTGTTTCCAAAACCACTTACGACCCTCCATTTTCCCCTATTTCCAAACCTCCAAAACCCAAACCAAAGCCACCCGACCCATCCCCAAACCGGAACCCGACTCCTATAAAGTCAAGCCTCCCATTTGACTTCAGGCACTCCTACTCTGAAACCGACCCGACACTCGAACCCATCGGGTTCCGAGAGCCAAAGAGGTTTTCTCCTTTTGGACCTGGAAGGCTTGATAGGGAATGGACCGGGACTTCAGCGCCGGTCCGAGATGAAGTGGGTAGTTGTTTGGTCGAAGAGGAGAGGATACGGGTTCTTGGTGACCCGCTTACAGAGGAGGAAATCGAGGAATTGGTTGAAAAGTATAGGCATAGTGATTGCGCTCGGCAAATCAATCTGG GGAAGAATGGGGTCACGCACAACATGTTGGATGACATTCATAATCATTGGAAGAGAGCTGAAGCTGTAAGGATCAAGTGTTTGGGAGTACCAACTCTAGATATGGACAATGTTTGCTTTCACCTTGAG GAAAAATCTGGGGGGAAAATCATCTACCGCCACATAAATATCCTCATTTTGTATAGGGGTCGAAACTATGATCCCCAAAACCGACCAGTTATACCTCTTATGCTATGGAAGCCTTATGCTCCTATATATCCGAAGCTTGTGAAAAACGTTGCTGATGGCCTGACATTCGAAGAAACCATGGAAATGAGAAATAGAGGACTCCACTCTCCTGCTCTTATGAAACTCA CGAGGAATGGAGTGTATGTAAACATGGTAGCCAGGGTCCGGGAGGCATTCGAGACTGAGGAGGTGATTAGACTAGACTGCACCCATGTTGGTACGAGTGACTGCAAAAGGATTGGTGTAAAGCTAAGG GACTTGGTTCCTTGTGTACCTATtttgttcaaggatgaacaaattatACTCTGGAGGGGAAAGAGAGATAAGGAATGA